From Streptomyces sp. NBC_01460, a single genomic window includes:
- a CDS encoding VOC family protein — MATIRQVQVTFDCSDPRRVARFWSEVLGYVMTPPPEGFDTWEDFDRTQPSEDRGSWAVCTDPSGVGPRLYFQRVPEGKTAKNRVHLDVRVGTGLVGAERLAALEAECARLVPLGAVRGQLLLADEENESCLNMQDVEGNEFCLD, encoded by the coding sequence ATGGCAACGATCAGGCAGGTCCAGGTCACCTTCGACTGCTCGGATCCTCGGCGCGTCGCGCGTTTCTGGAGCGAGGTGCTGGGGTACGTCATGACGCCGCCGCCCGAGGGCTTCGACACCTGGGAGGACTTCGACCGCACCCAGCCGTCCGAGGACCGGGGCTCGTGGGCCGTCTGCACGGATCCCTCAGGTGTGGGGCCGCGGCTGTACTTCCAGCGCGTTCCCGAGGGCAAGACCGCCAAGAACCGGGTCCATCTCGACGTGCGGGTCGGCACCGGGCTCGTGGGTGCGGAGCGCCTCGCCGCACTGGAGGCCGAGTGCGCGCGGCTGGTCCCGCTCGGCGCGGTGCGCGGACAGCTGCTGCTCGCCGACGAGGAGAACGAGTCGTGCCTCAACATGCAGGACGTCGAGGGCAACGAGTTCTGCCTCGACTGA
- a CDS encoding low temperature requirement protein A — MSQSPSALGAWHRPMVARLAGEENRTATALELFFDLCFVTAVAQASGAFEHELAEGHVGDGVLGYAMVFFAIWWAWMNFTWFASAYDTDDVPYRLLTLVQITGALILAAGAADALSHDDFTVITWGYVVMRLAMATQWLRAARSDPERRRSCVRYAVGILIVQVGWVARLALPEDWGLPLFAVLVLAEIAVPVWAESPANTTWHPHHIAERYGLFTLIVLGETITAATAAVRTALDGETDLGDIATLVVGGVLTVFALWWLYFAQNAPQRLTGFRAAILWGYGHYAVFASAAAVGAGLAVNVAHAGGHGHLSDRAAAATFTVPVAVFITLVWLLHHRAEELRSRNDLIHPVAVLAVLATTFLPVPVLTTGVLAAALVAATLVVATRADGGADAAEAGAA, encoded by the coding sequence ATGAGTCAGTCACCGTCCGCCCTCGGGGCATGGCACCGGCCGATGGTCGCACGCCTCGCGGGTGAGGAGAACCGCACGGCGACCGCGCTGGAGCTGTTCTTCGACCTGTGCTTCGTCACCGCCGTCGCCCAGGCGTCGGGAGCCTTCGAGCACGAACTCGCCGAGGGGCACGTCGGGGACGGGGTCCTGGGCTACGCGATGGTGTTCTTCGCGATCTGGTGGGCCTGGATGAACTTCACCTGGTTCGCCTCCGCCTACGACACCGACGACGTCCCGTACCGGCTCCTCACCCTGGTCCAGATCACGGGTGCCCTGATCCTGGCCGCCGGCGCGGCCGACGCCCTCTCGCACGACGACTTCACCGTCATCACCTGGGGATACGTCGTCATGCGGCTCGCGATGGCCACCCAGTGGCTGCGCGCCGCACGCTCCGACCCGGAACGCCGGCGCTCCTGCGTGCGCTACGCGGTCGGCATCCTGATCGTGCAGGTCGGCTGGGTCGCGAGGCTGGCGCTGCCCGAGGACTGGGGCCTGCCGCTGTTCGCGGTCCTGGTCCTGGCCGAGATCGCCGTCCCCGTCTGGGCCGAGAGCCCGGCGAACACCACCTGGCATCCTCACCACATCGCCGAACGGTACGGGCTGTTCACCCTCATCGTGCTCGGTGAGACCATCACCGCGGCGACCGCCGCCGTCCGGACCGCGCTCGACGGCGAGACGGACCTGGGCGACATCGCGACCCTGGTCGTCGGCGGCGTGCTGACCGTGTTCGCCCTGTGGTGGCTCTACTTCGCACAGAACGCCCCCCAGCGGCTCACCGGTTTCAGGGCGGCGATCCTCTGGGGCTACGGCCACTATGCCGTCTTCGCCTCGGCCGCGGCGGTCGGTGCCGGACTGGCGGTCAACGTCGCCCACGCCGGCGGTCACGGCCACCTCTCCGACCGCGCCGCCGCGGCGACGTTCACCGTCCCGGTGGCCGTCTTCATCACCCTGGTGTGGCTGCTCCACCACCGGGCGGAGGAACTCCGCAGCCGGAACGACCTCATCCACCCCGTCGCGGTCCTCGCCGTCCTGGCCACGACGTTCCTCCCGGTCCCGGTGCTCACCACCGGTGTCCTCGCCGCCGCACTCGTCGCGGCGACACTCGTCGTGGCGACGCGTGCGGACGGCGGGGCGGATGCCGCCGAAGCGGGAGCGGCATGA